A portion of the Nitrospinota bacterium genome contains these proteins:
- a CDS encoding NAD-dependent succinate-semialdehyde dehydrogenase encodes MTIKAIYPATGEIIKEYPEMTPEEVKSIIEKSHEAFLLWRKTRFSERAVLMKKAAKVLRDNAEEYAKLMTQEMGKLIKDGKAEAEKCAWVCDYFAENAERFLKPEIIETDAKKSFVTFQPLGVVLAVMPWNFPFWQVFRFAAPALMAGNTGVLKHASNVPGCALAIEGVFKNAGFPENIFRALLVGSRQVDAIIENPLVRAATLTGSTPAGRSVAKKAGQMLKKTVLELGGSDPYLILEDADMEEAVTTCVNSRLINAGQSCIAAKRFIVVEPIQKRFEELFLEKMRAKKMGDPMEGGIAIGPMARNDLRDELHEQVKKSIEKGAKCLLGGEIPEGKGAYYPPTVLADVKKGMPAYDEEMFGPVAAIIPVKNEKEAIKVANDSLFGLGAAVFTKNIEKGERIAANELEAGCCFVNTSVKSDPRLPFGGIKESGYGRELASYGIKEFVNIKTVYVK; translated from the coding sequence ATGACGATAAAAGCAATCTATCCCGCAACAGGAGAAATAATTAAAGAATACCCGGAAATGACACCGGAGGAGGTAAAGAGCATCATAGAGAAGTCACACGAAGCCTTTCTTTTGTGGCGAAAAACCAGGTTTTCTGAAAGAGCTGTGCTTATGAAAAAAGCTGCCAAGGTTCTTCGAGATAATGCAGAAGAGTATGCAAAGCTCATGACTCAAGAGATGGGCAAGCTTATCAAAGACGGTAAGGCAGAGGCTGAGAAGTGTGCCTGGGTCTGCGACTACTTTGCAGAAAATGCTGAGAGGTTCCTTAAGCCAGAGATAATCGAGACTGACGCAAAAAAGAGCTTTGTTACATTTCAGCCTTTGGGCGTTGTGCTGGCGGTCATGCCATGGAACTTTCCCTTCTGGCAGGTTTTTAGGTTTGCTGCGCCTGCGCTCATGGCGGGCAATACAGGTGTATTAAAGCATGCCTCGAATGTTCCGGGATGTGCTTTGGCAATAGAGGGTGTCTTTAAAAATGCGGGTTTTCCAGAGAATATCTTCAGGGCCTTGCTTGTCGGGAGCAGGCAGGTCGATGCAATTATAGAAAATCCTTTGGTTAGGGCAGCAACCCTTACTGGAAGTACCCCTGCTGGAAGATCCGTAGCAAAAAAGGCAGGTCAGATGCTCAAGAAGACCGTCCTTGAGCTAGGGGGGAGCGACCCCTATCTGATTTTGGAAGATGCGGATATGGAAGAGGCTGTGACCACATGTGTCAACAGTAGGCTTATCAATGCTGGGCAGAGCTGCATTGCTGCAAAGCGTTTCATTGTGGTTGAGCCGATTCAAAAGCGATTCGAGGAGCTCTTTTTGGAAAAGATGCGCGCTAAAAAGATGGGTGACCCCATGGAAGGTGGGATTGCAATCGGCCCCATGGCGCGGAATGACCTGAGAGATGAGCTTCACGAACAGGTGAAGAAGAGCATTGAAAAAGGGGCAAAGTGTCTTCTCGGTGGTGAGATACCAGAAGGCAAGGGTGCTTATTATCCCCCAACTGTTCTTGCGGATGTGAAAAAGGGGATGCCTGCATATGATGAAGAGATGTTTGGACCGGTAGCAGCTATTATCCCTGTAAAGAATGAGAAAGAAGCGATAAAGGTCGCAAACGACTCTCTATTCGGTCTGGGCGCGGCTGTCTTTACCAAGAACATTGAAAAAGGCGAGAGAATCGCGGCAAATGAACTGGAAGCGGGCTGCTGTTTTGTTAATACATCTGTAAAGTCAGATCCCCGTCTTCCCTTCGGAGGCATAAAGGAGAGCGGGTATGGCCGAGAGCTGGCCTCTTATGGGATCAAGGAGTTCGTAAATATCAAGACCGTTTATGTAAAGTGA
- the yihA gene encoding ribosome biogenesis GTP-binding protein YihA/YsxC, protein MSNVSALFLKSAFKPDQFPDISLPEIAFVGRSNVGKSSLINTLTNIKKLAKTSSTPGKTQMINFFKINESLVFADLPGYGFSHAPISIKKNWRALIESYLKGRSNLKGVIHCLDIRHKPTELDLKMKEWFDHYKTPTILVLTKTDKISKGSRNQKIKEILQDLELNDMASLIIFSAKTREGKKDLWKSIMRLSGLGSKTT, encoded by the coding sequence ATGAGCAATGTTTCAGCGCTTTTCTTAAAGAGTGCATTTAAGCCTGATCAATTTCCAGATATCTCCCTTCCAGAAATTGCCTTTGTTGGGCGTTCCAATGTAGGAAAGTCTTCTTTGATTAATACACTAACGAATATAAAAAAATTAGCAAAGACGAGCTCTACGCCCGGCAAGACACAGATGATAAACTTTTTCAAAATCAATGAATCTTTAGTTTTTGCAGATCTTCCTGGATATGGTTTTTCTCATGCACCAATCTCTATTAAGAAAAATTGGAGGGCACTCATTGAAAGTTATCTCAAAGGGAGGAGCAATCTCAAAGGGGTTATCCATTGCTTAGACATAAGACACAAACCCACTGAGCTTGATTTAAAAATGAAGGAATGGTTCGATCATTATAAAACCCCAACGATATTAGTATTAACAAAAACAGATAAGATTAGTAAGGGATCAAGAAATCAGAAAATTAAAGAAATATTACAGGATCTCGAACTCAACGATATGGCATCTCTTATTATCTTTTCTGCTAAGACAAGAGAGGGGAAAAAGGATCTTTGGAAGTCAATCATGAGGCTTTCAGGTCTTGGCTCGAAGACGACTTGA
- a CDS encoding universal stress protein, whose protein sequence is MSTLIKKILLPTDNSENSREAFKYAISLGEKYGSTIYAVYVVDMSYLEQGYRYESNPRRSPVEDLEENIVKEKAKETEEFIKKNTKDYKGLKIEKFIRKGKPFVEIIIAAREKEADLIVMGTHGRTGISHALMGSVAEKVVRKAPCPVLTIKPRDFEFKVP, encoded by the coding sequence ATGTCTACTTTGATTAAAAAGATATTGTTACCAACAGATAATTCAGAAAATTCAAGAGAAGCGTTTAAATATGCGATCAGTTTAGGAGAAAAATACGGGTCAACAATTTATGCTGTTTATGTGGTAGATATGAGCTACCTAGAGCAGGGCTATAGGTATGAGTCAAATCCTCGTAGGTCTCCTGTGGAGGATTTAGAAGAGAATATTGTTAAAGAAAAAGCAAAGGAAACAGAGGAGTTTATTAAGAAGAATACAAAGGATTATAAGGGACTTAAGATAGAGAAATTTATAAGAAAAGGCAAACCCTTTGTAGAGATCATTATAGCTGCGAGAGAAAAGGAGGCAGATCTGATAGTCATGGGAACCCACGGGAGAACAGGGATTTCTCATGCTTTAATGGGAAGCGTTGCAGAAAAGGTGGTTAGGAAAGCACCTTGCCCTGTTTTGACAATTAAGCCAAGAGATTTTGAATTTAAGGTTCCATAA
- a CDS encoding KamA family radical SAM protein translates to MKWENKLKENICSIEELKKHIKLTKNEEKKLQRVTEIYPINITKYYLSLINKNDKKDPLRKLIVPSEKELDISGIYDTRDEKENTKVAGLQHTYKQTALILSTNWCSAYCRFCFRKQFLTFPKKEIAWEFNDGIEYIKSHKEINNVLVSGGDPLILPTEIIENFLKKLSAVKHLNFIRFGSRIPVVFPDRILDDKSFLELLKKFSLKEKKIYIVVHFNHPREITQKSIAAVDKIIKSNVIVKNQTVLLKGINDNPDTLAELLNKLVGIGINPYYIFQCRPVKGAKEYFQVPLYRGYRIVENAKKKLDGLSKGFKYIMSHKTGKIEIVGVMGNEIYFKYHQAKESKNIGKFFKKKINKKAKWLDDL, encoded by the coding sequence ATGAAGTGGGAAAATAAACTCAAGGAAAATATCTGTTCTATTGAAGAATTAAAAAAGCATATTAAATTGACAAAGAATGAAGAAAAAAAACTACAGAGGGTAACCGAAATCTACCCTATTAATATTACCAAGTATTATTTATCTTTAATCAATAAAAATGATAAAAAAGATCCATTAAGAAAATTGATTGTTCCTTCTGAAAAAGAATTAGACATTTCAGGAATTTATGACACAAGAGACGAAAAGGAAAACACAAAGGTTGCTGGGCTTCAGCATACATATAAGCAAACAGCCCTCATTTTATCCACAAATTGGTGTTCAGCCTATTGCAGGTTCTGCTTTAGAAAACAGTTTCTTACTTTTCCAAAGAAAGAGATAGCTTGGGAATTTAATGATGGAATAGAATATATTAAAAGTCATAAGGAAATTAATAATGTACTTGTTAGCGGCGGAGATCCTCTTATATTGCCAACTGAAATAATAGAGAATTTTCTAAAAAAACTTTCAGCTGTAAAACATCTCAATTTTATCCGTTTTGGATCCAGAATCCCAGTAGTCTTTCCAGATAGGATTTTAGATGATAAGTCATTCCTTGAGCTTTTAAAGAAATTTTCGTTAAAGGAAAAAAAGATATATATTGTTGTGCACTTTAACCATCCAAGAGAAATTACTCAAAAATCAATCGCTGCAGTGGACAAGATCATTAAGTCTAATGTCATTGTTAAAAATCAGACTGTATTGCTTAAAGGAATCAATGATAATCCAGATACCCTGGCAGAGTTATTAAATAAATTGGTTGGCATTGGCATCAATCCTTACTATATATTTCAGTGTAGACCAGTAAAAGGTGCAAAGGAATATTTCCAAGTACCATTATATAGGGGGTATAGGATAGTCGAAAATGCCAAAAAGAAACTCGACGGTCTCAGTAAAGGCTTTAAATACATTATGTCCCATAAAACAGGGAAGATAGAGATCGTTGGAGTTATGGGGAATGAAATCTATTTTAAATATCACCAAGCAAAAGAATCGAAAAATATCGGTAAATTCTTCAAGAAAAAAATAAACAAAAAAGCAAAATGGCTTGATGATCTATAA
- a CDS encoding bacteriophage holin, which yields MKLDALKAGLAFGIIWAVSLIMLTIMVAGFNWGTKLLEVISSVYIGYEPSILGCLIGIIWGFIDGFIFGFLIAWLYNLMVK from the coding sequence ATGAAACTAGATGCATTAAAAGCAGGTTTAGCCTTTGGTATAATTTGGGCAGTTTCTCTTATCATGCTTACAATTATGGTGGCAGGGTTTAATTGGGGAACCAAACTTTTAGAGGTCATTTCATCTGTTTATATAGGATATGAACCATCTATACTGGGTTGTCTTATTGGTATCATCTGGGGCTTTATTGATGGTTTCATATTTGGTTTTTTGATAGCCTGGCTCTACAATCTTATGGTGAAGTAA
- a CDS encoding acetolactate synthase large subunit yields MKVSDFFVKCLENEGVRYVFGVPGEENEDLLFSLENSSIQFVPTRHEQGAAFIANFWGRLTGKAGVCLSTLGPGATNLVTGVADANLDKAPLVAITGQEGLAGLHHESHQTLDIVNLFKPITKWNTAISSPEVVAEVIRKAFKVAEYEKPGATHIELSEDMAKQQVMKMITPIPPERVRRPSPDYKVINRTIELLKESKKPLIIAGNGAIRKLASKHLTKFVLKHNIPVACTFMGKGAISDKMEQSLLSIGLGYKDYVIEAVENADLILAVGYDIAEFEPEKWNPKGEKKIVHIDFIPAEVYTHYNPEVEVVSDISGALWELNSKLINEELKIDTEWYKPIRIRILEDIKSYELNNTDTFTIPGTLNIIREILDDCGLMISDVGSHKIWIARNFPTYCPNGCIMSNGLASMGSAIPGAIAASLIDPERQVVAAMGDGGFLMNSQELETAKRLGVSFTAVILNDNDYGLISWKQSITRGRSIGTKIHNPDFKAYAESFGIKGYCPKNLAELKDQLQIAITSKELCVVEVPIDPKVNHSLVEKLNKYWGEE; encoded by the coding sequence ATGAAAGTATCTGACTTTTTTGTCAAGTGCTTGGAAAACGAAGGTGTTCGATATGTCTTCGGTGTACCGGGAGAGGAAAATGAAGACCTGCTTTTCTCTTTGGAAAATTCGTCCATTCAGTTTGTGCCGACAAGGCATGAACAGGGAGCAGCCTTTATCGCGAACTTCTGGGGCCGATTGACAGGTAAGGCTGGCGTCTGTCTATCAACACTCGGTCCCGGAGCGACAAACCTCGTCACAGGCGTCGCTGATGCAAACTTAGATAAAGCCCCATTGGTAGCTATTACCGGCCAAGAGGGTCTCGCAGGATTGCATCATGAGAGCCACCAAACACTTGATATTGTTAATCTGTTTAAACCGATAACCAAATGGAACACAGCCATTTCCTCGCCAGAGGTTGTGGCCGAGGTTATCAGAAAGGCCTTTAAGGTAGCAGAGTATGAAAAGCCAGGGGCAACCCACATTGAACTCTCGGAAGACATGGCAAAACAACAGGTGATGAAGATGATAACCCCCATTCCTCCTGAAAGGGTGCGACGGCCCAGCCCTGATTACAAGGTTATCAACCGCACGATTGAGCTCCTGAAAGAGAGCAAGAAACCTCTTATCATTGCCGGGAACGGTGCGATTAGAAAGCTTGCAAGCAAACACCTCACGAAGTTCGTTTTGAAGCACAATATCCCTGTGGCGTGCACCTTCATGGGGAAAGGCGCAATATCTGATAAAATGGAGCAGTCGCTCCTTAGCATTGGTCTCGGATATAAAGACTACGTTATTGAGGCAGTCGAAAATGCAGATCTCATCCTCGCTGTTGGGTATGACATTGCAGAGTTCGAACCAGAGAAGTGGAATCCTAAAGGTGAAAAGAAAATTGTCCATATTGACTTTATTCCAGCTGAGGTTTACACACACTACAATCCAGAAGTTGAGGTTGTAAGCGACATCTCTGGAGCACTCTGGGAGCTTAATTCCAAGCTCATCAATGAAGAACTCAAAATCGATACCGAATGGTATAAACCGATCCGGATTCGGATTCTTGAAGACATCAAGAGCTATGAACTGAATAACACGGATACCTTCACAATTCCTGGCACGCTGAACATCATCAGGGAGATTCTCGATGATTGCGGTCTTATGATCAGCGATGTTGGGAGCCACAAAATCTGGATTGCAAGAAACTTTCCTACTTACTGCCCTAATGGATGCATTATGAGCAATGGTCTGGCTAGTATGGGCAGTGCTATCCCAGGGGCCATTGCCGCCTCCCTCATCGACCCTGAAAGACAGGTAGTAGCAGCAATGGGCGATGGCGGTTTCCTCATGAACTCACAGGAACTGGAAACGGCAAAACGGCTTGGTGTTAGTTTCACGGCTGTGATCCTTAACGACAATGATTACGGCCTGATCAGTTGGAAACAGAGTATTACCAGAGGCAGATCAATAGGCACAAAGATCCATAATCCTGATTTTAAGGCGTATGCAGAAAGTTTTGGTATCAAGGGCTATTGCCCAAAGAATCTTGCCGAGCTTAAAGATCAATTACAAATAGCTATCACTTCGAAAGAACTCTGTGTAGTAGAAGTCCCGATCGATCCTAAAGTTAACCATTCTCTCGTTGAAAAACTAAACAAATACTGGGGGGAGGAATAA
- a CDS encoding DUF1015 domain-containing protein, with translation MTRIIPFRGILYNREKITNLEDVVTPPYDVIPKEDYKKYYQRHGNNIIHIILGKDYPHDNDSYNKFTRAAGYFEGWIKDGIFKRDSLPSFYIYLQKYRIKNGKEKTRKGFIALVRLEEYEKRIVLPHEETFSKTKETLICLKRACNANLSPIFSLYSDPENEINHTIEKGISKNPPIIDIHDNDSTEHLLWRLSDIQEIDKIKELISDKQLIIADGHHRYETALGLRNILRREKGSSEPEMPFDYVMMYLTNMDDEGLSILPTHRIIQKLDRSNLRSLMDQLNKDFDVDTFDYEEKKRFFQALRQKGKEDISFGIFWGEERHYLLTLKNKDIMESYREDSRPREWWELDVTILQKLIIEEALGKRDSNEDNLIYTHDEEEAIRRVRDTKDSLALFLNPTKIEDLKKIVGLGEKMPQKSTYFFPKLLTGLVFNKLD, from the coding sequence ATGACGAGGATCATTCCCTTTAGGGGGATATTATATAACAGAGAAAAGATTACCAATCTGGAAGACGTGGTAACCCCTCCTTATGATGTTATCCCAAAAGAAGACTATAAGAAATATTATCAAAGACATGGGAATAACATTATCCATATTATCTTGGGAAAAGACTATCCACACGATAATGATAGTTATAATAAATTTACCCGTGCAGCCGGGTATTTTGAGGGCTGGATCAAAGATGGGATTTTTAAAAGGGATTCCCTCCCCTCTTTCTATATCTATCTTCAAAAATATAGAATTAAAAATGGAAAGGAGAAGACAAGAAAGGGGTTTATTGCCCTCGTTAGGTTAGAGGAATACGAGAAAAGAATCGTCCTTCCCCACGAAGAGACCTTTTCCAAGACAAAAGAGACCCTTATCTGTTTAAAGAGAGCCTGCAATGCAAATCTCTCTCCGATCTTCTCATTATACTCTGACCCTGAAAATGAGATTAATCATACCATTGAAAAAGGGATTTCAAAAAATCCTCCTATCATTGATATTCATGATAATGATTCTACAGAGCATCTCTTGTGGAGGTTAAGCGATATTCAAGAGATTGATAAAATAAAAGAGCTCATTAGTGACAAACAGCTTATTATTGCAGATGGTCATCACAGATATGAAACTGCTTTGGGATTGAGAAACATCCTAAGGAGAGAAAAAGGCTCTTCTGAGCCTGAGATGCCTTTTGATTATGTTATGATGTATCTCACCAATATGGATGATGAAGGGCTTTCAATTCTTCCAACACACAGAATCATTCAGAAATTAGATAGGTCGAATTTGAGATCTTTAATGGATCAATTGAACAAAGATTTTGATGTGGATACTTTTGATTATGAGGAGAAGAAGAGATTCTTTCAAGCCTTAAGGCAAAAAGGAAAAGAGGATATTTCCTTTGGAATATTTTGGGGAGAGGAGAGGCATTATCTCCTTACCCTTAAGAATAAAGATATTATGGAGAGTTATCGAGAGGACTCAAGGCCTAGAGAATGGTGGGAGCTGGATGTAACCATACTCCAAAAATTAATTATTGAAGAGGCTTTGGGAAAAAGGGATAGCAATGAGGACAATCTTATCTATACCCATGACGAGGAAGAGGCAATAAGAAGGGTTAGAGATACTAAAGATTCTCTCGCCTTATTTTTAAATCCAACAAAGATAGAAGACCTAAAGAAGATTGTTGGATTAGGGGAAAAGATGCCTCAAAAATCCACATATTTTTTCCCAAAACTCTTAACGGGACTTGTTTTCAATAAATTAGATTAA